The following nucleotide sequence is from Aedes aegypti strain LVP_AGWG chromosome 3, AaegL5.0 Primary Assembly, whole genome shotgun sequence.
tttatcaactattttgtttaataacaaaatagtttctctcagtagtgctacttttggaacaataggttaactataggtgcaagggagctaaaattttaagcaaaactatttatttcgatcattttttgaacaaaatcgagctgtgtgtcaatggtactttgataaatagctactgatcttcatgtcaaaaattattttgctacgattaccagcgaaacggccgtaaaaagccactagtgcgactatatgggaccgtccactaagggaacaccgaccctagcagcagattttttgctattttttttatcggtggcgttcgggtgagtgagtgaattttcccatgcttgcccaCCATTCGAAAAAGAAGGGtatccgacgctcgataacgctgagaaatcatacagaatgatttattttgtatgctctatgctgagttATAGTTCACTaatgccttaagtgtccgtaatatgaatcaaaatggtaGTCACCGCATATCCTAAAgccccaaacgcaatgatagcggaacgacaacggaaagcggaaccggttcaccaGCATAAATCACACTATCTTGACTGAGACGTCAACGAATGGAAGTGAACCAACACTGGGTCGACAAGCatgttatagttcatgctggcgaaccggttccgcttttcTTTGCCGTTtggctatcattgcgtttgggccttaacccCTGGTTGAGGTGTGTCAATTGTTCCACTGTGAACTGCTGCATCGAATAATTAACTACGAATTCTTCAATGGGTTTTACAACCGGTATAAGAACGCGATTACTTTCGTCGTCTTGGatcgctagtttttttttttctgtgttgcCTGTTCTTCCTGTctgcccaagtaaccaatagcccgctaattcgcctttttggcttATGGAGctgttatacggctaatatagggcacGTTAGCTCTATGGTAGCCCTATATTAGTACGGCGTGCGAATCAAAGTACTGTTATGTTACTTGGGTGCTTCGCACTCTTCCGCTTTTTCAACCTTggtcaggaattcttccggaattCTAATATAtattagaaatttaaatttaatataaatataCCTCTTCGTCAtcagttttattttcatacatagATTCATGAATCACGATTCTTCTCCCAAGGATGCTAATCTATTGAAATATTTCTACTGCGTTATATTCTATGGAAACCTTCTTGTgtgaaatcaaaattaaatacaGCAGAAAAGCTTGGATATTAAATGAGCAAAGATCCAATTTAATATTACAACTGGATACGAAACACCAGGGTCGAATTTTTCAAGCCAGGGAGAAACAAAATTCGGATTAGGCAAAATGAACAAATATAAAAACATTCAAAgagcttttttattttaagttcTTAACTTTTAACGTCAAACATCAGGGTTTGAATTTTGATACTGACAGAATAAACTCTTCTTTTCGCTTTTTCACCCAATCCAAATTGGAGCGAATGATATTCAGCACTTCGCTTTTTATATCGTCATTGCTCGAGCTATTTTCCACACGTCGAAGCATTTCGTAGTCATCTTCGGAAACAATTCGCTCAGCCAGCAATCGAATTATGTTTCGATTTGTCGCGTCATTGGTAATATAGAACCATATCAGCTCATTTGATGATGAACTGGGGAAATCAGCGTCGTTTGGTGGAGAAATACTTCCGAAGATTTCTCTTAAGATGGGATTGAAAATTAACGATCCAGCACCTTCAAGCGATTTGATGATCAATTTTGACTGATATTTGACTTTTTGTATTGGTCTTGTTGATTTCCATGTTCCATACGGTCTTATTCGTTGATGTTGTCGCTTCTCTGAGTAGTGCTGTCATAAAATAAAGTGGCATGTTGCCATTGTTGGCAATATTTCGTAAAATACTTGAACAGTTGTCCAGATTCAAGCGGCAAGCCCAAATAGAGAGCAGCGAATGCAGATTTCGAGTTTTCTCTGAAAGTTTATCAGCTTCTTTCCAAGCCTTCAATTTGCCATAGATTGGAGATACGAGCATTCTGAGAAACTTTTCGTATTCGTTTTTTCTTGGGTCATCTCCTAAAATATTCCAAATACGATCGAAGTGGTATAATGCTGCCTGCCATGAATAGTAATCCGTTTCATTCCGAAgatagttgatcaactttagaACTACCGAGTAGTTCACAGTACCCATCCAAGCAAATTCCAGCGCATCTTGGATAAGCTGAATCCGGTCGTACGTAGAGACATTGTTCGGACCAGCTAGTTGCTTCGCTATCAATTCATACGTTGGAATGTCATACAATACCTTTAACTGAGAGAGTTTACTGAAATTTGTTGGTATTGTGTTTAACTCTATTGTGAGTTTACTACAGTTGAGCAAGGAAGAAGTTTTCTCGAAGTATACTTTCAACGGTTGACAGGTGTTACTTTGGTTGAATGATCCGATAGACAACTGGTACTTTGCCATTGAATTTCCGCTTCGAGTGACATTAAGGACCGGTGCTTCAACGTTCGTAGatcgtttttcaaaaacttccatCAAATCTCTTTTCTGTAGAAAAGCATTAACGAAACTGTTAGAAATAGTTTCTACATCAATTTCTTTTTTACTGCTGCTATCAATTAAAAGTTTAATCCCACGTATAAAACTTGTCTTTCCAATAAAACTCGCCAAGTCACTGAACACACAAAACGCACTAAGTCCGATTTCGTTCAACAGTGATGAACTTACAATGCTATAGTTCGTCTGCAGGGttaattttgaatcaagtcTGGAGACCTCCCAGCATTGTGCCGAAGCTTCGGGATATTTGTCGGCGAGCACTTCATAACCAATATACCACGCCAGACCTTCCACAAGCCATAGTTCGGTCCAGGAGTTCAACGTCAACCGACTGCTGAGAATATGCCGGATCAAGCCCCGTGCCAGATGTATGCTGAGATGTTCTTCATCGTTTATTACATTTGGAACTCCTAGGAGACCATTTCCACCGGAGAATTCCCACGAATTTCCATTAATTGTCATTAGTGTAAGTTTTTCGGATGGATATTCAACACCCAAAACATCGTTGAAACGCTCCATCAGAAACGCAGTGTAATTAACGGCGGTTGCCAATTCCTCAAAGTGGTCATTGGTTATTCCTTCGATTACTAGATTGTGCGATTCAGTTTCTTCCATTTCACCGTAATTGTTGATTGAGAACGCCAACTGGTGTGGTGCTATCGGAGATTGACTGGAGAATTTGCGGCATGCACTTGTTTCAGAGCTGTGTTTTTTGTTACGATCTTCAACATAAACCAGATTGCTGATTGCATTATAAAATGGACTGTATATAAGGCTCAAATTGAAAGTAGCTTTCAAATCTGGTTCATCGAAACAGGGGAAGACCATTCGAGCATTCATTGGGTACAAGTTTGTTAGCACTGTTGATATGATCGATTCCTCCGTTGAGTCGTAGTAGGAACTTTTATAAAGGGCCGTTGATTGTAGTTCAAGAATGTTAGCGAAATTGATGTCTAATACGTATTTTGATCCCTTCTTAAGTGTCTGATCAAAAGTAAATACGATAAAATCCCTATCTGGTTGATAATTAACCTTCGAGActttaatgagattttttgattttttgtcgtCAAATGTAGTTATAGATACACTATCTTCAGCAATAAAAAGTTGCTTCCAATTGACTGTCAGGTTGTTAGTATCTGCCACACAGTTAATCCGTATTTGAACATTTCCTTTGACTTCAGGAATGGCATCGTGCGAGTTGCTCAAATCAATTTCCAACTCGTAGTGTTCTGGCAGACACGCTCGAGGTAGTTTCACTATTCCTGACTCCGGGCTCATGGACAACATGAGTGATAGAATAAGCGACAAGGGATATGCCATTTCAATTCAGCACAAACGACTCACTAAATGTTCAAATTGGAACACTCCAGCACTATATGCATTCGCCACGCGATATAATGCGATTTAAATTGGTTTATTATGTTAGATTTGAAGTGGCTCTCAGTGTAGTTAATTTTTTGCTGAACAATGTCAGCCCAACTCACTAAACAACTTACAATAGCCACAGTACGGTATCCAACACCTCCATCAGAAATTCAGTGAACCAAGGCCTCACATTTATTGCGCTTTATCGTACCTCGAGCAATAATAATAACTTTAATCCCTGCGAATAAGCGAGCAATAAATTATCGTTCTATCCTTGCATTACTTCCGCCTCGATGGTTACCACCGTACGTTTCCAAATTCATGCAACCGGTGCACAGAAGAGTAGCGAGAACAAATTCGTGGCCATAATTTCAAAATCGAGATTTTTGATCTcgtattattttttaaacatagcTAATAGTTTGCCGCATATTATTTCTCCACTgaaatgatgtaaaaataaaataaaaaatatgatgaaatagAAATATGATGAGATTGCAAAACATCTCATATGCTTAATATTTATCATTTATTTCTGAGatgaactttgaaaaaaatataaattttttttGCTGCACTTTATTTATCAACACAAGAATATCTTCTGTCCAAAACCAGCCAACAATCATGTTCTATTTGCTTATTTTGAAGGTTATATTGAATAACAAATTATTAGTCATTTTTGGCTAACTTCAATATTGAATAGGGCAAAATCCGGCATAGATCCGGTTGCAGTATTGAACTTGAAGATGTTATCTATCAGTTGCAACATCGGAAACTTCCGCGTCCTTCTGCCCTTTACATTTCAAATCTCATGTAGGTAAGGACTGTATCGAAAAATCGAAAAGTAGTCTTTTTGTATATAAAATTACTttgactttccagggcatatagtatcatcgtacctacctcacaatatacgaatgcgaaaatggcaactttggcaaagaaaggtctcagttgataactgtggaagtgctcattgaacactaagctgagaagcaggctctgttccagtggaaACCTAATGCCAATATGAAGCAGAATGTGAATAGGTACCATGCAGAGGTTCGATATTAATCATCAAACCGTTTCAATCAATATAAGAGCATAAGAAGATCATTAAGggcggaaaataattttggccATCTTTGACCCAAATTACTCCTGTGTGCGGGTGCCCCGTTCCAGTCGGCTACTGGACATACCCACTTTAAACTTTTCCCTATCTATCGCCGCTCGGACGACCCAACGTTTAACGTTTCTCGCAGTTTATTCAAATTAATCCCACGCGTGCAGTCAAAGTTTCGGGGCTCGTATAAACCGGCTGACCCGCCATCGTCGTGGTCGTCGTAGACGGccataccacagacaaacagacgtaacgctTAGAAggttccatatagcgttaaacgcctagaggcatgcgacgccctataaatgttccgtaattcattcaattcaatactccattatcaaagttaccccaaaacagaaagccgactttcgattatatgaaaaataatatatttattcagaataaaacttttggaaatctatcaagtgcaaccGTTAGCTAGAATGTCAgtgcttgttttaaaaatattaattgtaattttttgaaacagcatgcataaatattgaagttttcttcgaaaaaactatcatagttaccccgttttacgctAGATGATTGAAATTTCGCcattgttacgtctgtttgtctgtgaccaTACTGTTCAAAATATCTACTTCTACATCGCACGAAATTAACACTCCGGTCCAGTTTGGATAGCGCCAGCCGAGTTTATATGAGCTCATCACCACACACCGGGTTAGTACCGTTTCTCATAAGCAGTGTAGTTTACCTGTTTACATTTCATTACAAACATGGGTCAGACGTAAATTCATGTGAATTAACATGGGAATTTGCTCATTTGATAGTAGTGATGGGATATTTAAATCTGAACCACAAAAACATTCAATAAGCATCACATTGATCGCTTTAAATATATACTCAAATGAAAGTAAATGAATGCTGAATTTAGTACCATACAATTTAACTACACAAGGAACGAATTCCATCCGGAATaagtcgaaaaaataaaaatcatgctcgataatcttcgatttgaatcaaattttacaCGTGGTTTTGGTATGatgaataagtgttttccatagaaaaatcgatcattttggctcaaaaataacttttcaaaatggcttatacatttttgcatgcaacttatttgaaaaattcaaacttcaaaacttttgattttagagaaaaatgagtTGAAGTGAATCGTTTGgactatatgaaaaaatatactctgaaaaaatattcaatttatttttgttaacaatttaaaaatatgacttacatttaaaattatacaaaaaccccatttttaacatttttttaattttcaccgtggaatcttgatagtaaatagatgtttgagacaaagtttcattttggagaaatttttaataaaatagtttttctaagaataacttgctgtcgattttcaaaattttgatattttgtcaaaataaatacgttctgatgatacaataagaatcttcagattattctgaaccataatgattatcttGATCACTTCTCTAAAAGTAGCCATTTCCAGATCATCCAAAgttcaatgcaaaaaatgataaattaaataaaaaatagggCATTTTCATTAGTTGTTCGTGATTCTCCaacaaggaaaataagtaagtgggaagaaatatggtctttactcttaAAATCGTATAGTTATTGAtgaagaatcgcgaataactaatgaaaaagtcctattttaatattcaaattattataattcgtaaatggctacttctagagaagttgTTCATATACTGattatggtttagaatcatttcaaaatacttattccctccccttggttatgcgaccttgccgtaATGAGAGGGCACAAACCATCAGCCCATTAGATGGACAcaaaaggcgtaacctgtagtggtggtatcacattttggcattttttcttAAAGCCAGATGTGATCCAATGGACGTTCTGCGTCGTTGATagcattgatgcccatttcaaataattaatctattcgaagtggacattaatactattcgcgacgatcagtttgccttttgctaaccagaatgatccgtacccgagcaggtgaaaaaagctcagcaatagctaattttgatatggacatctaaaagtgatattaacttgatagatataagagataaaagatctgaaaatgatatctaaaatttactcctagaATATCATTAGcctatcatatttagcttttgtaagatctaaccaatatcagcgagctattcatttgatctgcaaacatcaaatGTTGATATGgcttagaagttccaggaataaaatttagatattatcttcagatcttttatctcttatgtcaatcaaatcaatatctcgatttgatggtcagaacttcgcttctgctcgggtagccactcttactattagctagatagatacatcgttatcatatacgacgaaGGGAATATaactctgaggaaaatgactaatagattcactgagtagaaatgagtggcgacaatcttagtctaatatggtttttacattaccGTAACAAGGAATACCTGTTTTGTAACAATCTAATTCGCAAAAAAATACAAGTAGTAAATAGctgttgtgaagcattgcatttgccaccgaaaggtgaatcttgtaggagactgtaatagaagcctaaggtaactttccTCTTCACTATAATAATGACTattgaaagtaagacgctgagatcgatcattagggtacacttgctagttttgagaaatttgatcaacaaggaaagtgactttttctttaaggatatatgaacttaatgaccaataaatacttttaacaacatgtcgcgcgtcggtcgagtgaaagtgaaaaagtggcgtgatcatttagttgtgtttgatccttcgaccttgacgcttgctcctgcgggggccggcgatgagggcaggatcaaacatgtcgcgcatcggtcgagtaaagtgaaaaaatgccgcaatcgattagttctttttggtctttcgacgttgacgcttgctcctgggcagtgcgtcaagaaagcccgagcagtcgtcagttgttttccctctcgggtcgcgcgcctattttctctgtgtgtttttatatagccgagcaaacgagtgaagctgaaagtggattgttgctgctcaaggatgacggatcaattggtgagctcgtttcatgctactatatctaatctataaaatatgtatggttgcacctttaatcgttacaacggtgagacattaatatgatttttcaacaaactatgaaaggttcgtcactgtgagtgtcgacataaactctgattcataaatgatttacgtccaatttttttttttctcaaagcacctttttccttttacttttatttttgtaattaaaaaaaactttgaatggttcgacactacgagtgtagacttgtgaaaggttcactttattcaacaaactttgataggttcgtcacctcaagtgtcgggataatttttctctacatagatattgttcacaccaaatgaaaatattatatttacatataagcatatttatagctcacaaataattatttatcatggtctaatcgcttatcaaagtgaatcctgtgacccaacgatccaccccattaacaaacatccctcccagtaacctttgtggagatgcagaggcaaacacggtctccaaatagcaaaggttacacactaacattccttcccccaatcccacctgtctgcaaggacgtggccggcgccgttattgaccatgtataaatagaggcactgaattatgcacactgaagaagattatagccaatcccagccgatcttctagttgattctttgcgcattttcactgacctcggtcaatcacggaatagcaaccattgatatgtgtagtcagtctaagctaagctaagctaagctaatattgtttagacttgacgacaattgacatttaagattctaatcttacgtaaaagacatgagtattcaaaatagcacttcttcatctttctggcgttacgtcccaaaagggacaaagcctgcttcttagattagtgttcttataagcacttccacagttattaactgagagctttctttaccgattgaccatttttgcatatgtatatcgtgtggcaggtatgaagatactctatgccctgggaatcgaaaaaatttcctttacgaaaagattgtcgaccagcgggattcgaacccacggctctcagcatggtcatactgaatagctgcgcgtttaccgctatggctatctgggcccctaaaatagcacttaaatgacaaattatccaaaaccatttcgactagacagtattagtaatgacactactacactactatttcaaacaaattctgatggagctgctgattttcacaatgcttcttTTTGTCAGGAGCAAggtaatatgggtatttttcaaaaactatcacgtcacaatacgaattaaaacagtgttcatgtgggcaccatagcctagtccgtctgagtattggtctgGTAGAGGTGAAACTTGGCAAAAgtcagaccgagggttcagccttgacaagttaagctgtcaggcaacTCCAACTAAAACCACTAAAAAaaagaatcatttcaaaattcttattgtatcatcagaacgtatttattgtGCTCTCGATATACCGTCACAGTGATAAAAGAAATTAACATATGTTTCAGATTTGGCAACTTTGAAGCATTTGCGTCCTTGCAGAACggaaaaatccaagcctacttggaATTTCAAATTGCGTTTAAATTGCACGCATAttatctgcgcgttaccgccgccgcaatattttgacaaaaaaaaaaacaatttatttaaaaatcgagAGAGGAActttttaattaataattttgctATTATGAAATTTTGTTCCAACCATCcctttactatcaagattctatggtgaaaatttaaaaaatattaaaaatggggtttttgtgtaatttgaaattaaagttttacttttatttttttcatgaaaagacaTAAAATAGTTTTgcagtgcatattttttttcttatagtccaaacgattCATACAACTACAACagcttcatagaacatttttctctaaaatcaaaataaaatgatcaatttttctattgaaaacacttattgtaccataccaaaaacatgtgcaaaatttactccaaatcgaagatggtcgagttctgtaactaaccgatttgacatggaatttgtCTAGAGTTAGTATCCTTTGGGGGATACGGGTATTTCGACATCAattgtaaagccgtcttcagtttcgtgtactagactcgactttaagTCGGCTACACGAGCTTGTACTTAGTATAGAGTATCGTCCAAATACATAAGTAAAACTTAGCTTGATTTATCGACTGTTTATAGTTTTCTTCGCTTTGGTTTGGCATCCATTCTCAAGGAATCAAAGGAAAACAGGGATTTTCTATTTTCCGACGTTTCGGCGCAAtgtattttgccttcttcttaGGATAATAGTGTTCTGTTTTTTGTCATTATGTGTTTAGTAAGTAAAACGTTGTGACTATCGGGTGCGCTGTAGTCGTTTCGTTAGTAGCTTGAAGGTTCTCCAATCAATAGAGAAGAGACTGCAACAAACCGGAAGTCTTTTCGtcacgaaacaaaaaagttatacctAGGTAAACTGAAATTAAATTTTCCTAAAACTGGAACGGGCTGATATATTAGTTTTTGAACAGTCTTACCAAATCGAGGACATTTCAACGCCAAGTAAAAAAAACGGGTCTTGTTTTGTTTACTGATTATTCGACTTACATGTTTTGAATGAAATCGGAGCACTTTTGCCCATTTCATCTAATCTTAACAATAAGACTTCCAGTTTGTTATAGTCTTCATATTGATAGAAGAATCTTCAAGTTACTAACGAAAGAATTTTATCAAGTTTTTGGTAACGCAATCAACAATTGATAATGCACCTAATTAGTTATGTGTATTCCATTTGTAATCTTGAATATTGTTGAATAACGATAATGTTACATACTGTTATTGTTAATGATCGGATGAATACGtgctacaggtatgttccgtttttatcaacacgattgGCAATTTtcggttgacaaaaacggaaccgtgacaaaaacggaataattttcttagacaaaatatttaacaaatttgaaaattaaattgcaGTTTCGTCAGTATAGTactcattttcatcatataaatacacagtattgatgtttaggagccttgaggagcatttagattgttcattcgtataggttcgtaatgaaagttgattgtaAACTCCAATCAATCAAAATGATTCTGTGATAAATCattaattgttttaattttgttggTTAGGACTACTTCTTCATTTTCTTCTCTTTATCTTAATCCTTCTTCTTTCTTATGACATTACACcccaactgagaaagagccttcttctcagcttagtggtcttataaacacttccgtTGTTATCAACTGAGTGAATTTTTGCCAagtaaattttttttgcatcttTGCCACATGTGGCTTTCtgttgcgaaagttttgcaaactcCAATTAATATTTACGGTTTTCCGTGCTTTTAAAACCAATCAGTGAATTGATTGTGGGGATTTTCCTTTTAAATATATCACTACCATCTTCGACTGGGATTGCACCAAACGCCATTCTAGAATAGTGCCACCTTCGCCttttagctttgcgttagatcacGAACAGGCTGGCAACAAAAATTCTAGATTTTTGTTAAGTAACACTAATATTAAATAAGTTCATCAAAATCATAAAAGTGTATGTGGGAACGTCCAGTATCAAAAGTTTCTCGAATTGTCAACTCTTCTATCTT
It contains:
- the LOC5564355 gene encoding glutamyl aminopeptidase, with protein sequence MAYPLSLILSLMLSMSPESGIVKLPRACLPEHYELEIDLSNSHDAIPEVKGNVQIRINCVADTNNLTVNWKQLFIAEDSVSITTFDDKKSKNLIKVSKVNYQPDRDFIVFTFDQTLKKGSKYVLDINFANILELQSTALYKSSYYDSTEESIISTVLTNLYPMNARMVFPCFDEPDLKATFNLSLIYSPFYNAISNLVYVEDRNKKHSSETSACRKFSSQSPIAPHQLAFSINNYGEMEETESHNLVIEGITNDHFEELATAVNYTAFLMERFNDVLGVEYPSEKLTLMTINGNSWEFSGGNGLLGVPNVINDEEHLSIHLARGLIRHILSSRLTLNSWTELWLVEGLAWYIGYEVLADKYPEASAQCWEVSRLDSKLTLQTNYSIVSSSLLNEIGLSAFCVFSDLASFIGKTSFIRGIKLLIDSSSKKEIDVETISNSFVNAFLQKRDLMEVFEKRSTNVEAPVLNVTRSGNSMAKYQLSIGSFNQSNTCQPLKVYFEKTSSLLNCSKLTIELNTIPTNFSKLSQLKVLYDIPTYELIAKQLAGPNNVSTYDRIQLIQDALEFAWMGTVNYSVVLKLINYLRNETDYYSWQAALYHFDRIWNILGDDPRKNEYEKFLRMLVSPIYGKLKAWKEADKLSEKTRNLHSLLSIWACRLNLDNCSSILRNIANNGNMPLYFMTALLREATTSTNKTVWNMEINKTNTKSQISVKIDHQIA